From a region of the Motacilla alba alba isolate MOTALB_02 chromosome 25, Motacilla_alba_V1.0_pri, whole genome shotgun sequence genome:
- the ENSA gene encoding alpha-endosulfine, whose translation MAAPLGTGVFTEETGQEKQDAQKDGALSPERAEEAKLKAKYPNLGHRPGGSDFLMKRLQKGQKYFDSGDYNMAKAKMKNKQLPSTGPDKNLVTGDHIPTPQDLPQRKSSLVTSKLAG comes from the exons ATGGCAGCCCCGCTCGGTACCGGCGTCTTTACGGAGGAGACCGGGCAGGAGAAACAG GACGCCCAGAAGGACGGAGCCCTTTCCCCCGAGCGGGCCGAGGAGGCCAAGCTCAAGGCCAAATATCCCAACCTGGGCCACAGGCCCGGAGGCTCCGATTTCCTCATGAAGAGACTGCAGAAAGGG CAAAAATACTTCGATTCTGGCGACTACAACATGGCCAAGGCCAAGATGAAGAAcaagcagctgcccagcacgGGGCCTGACAAGAACCTGGTGACAGGAGACCACATCCCCACGCCCCAGGACCTGCCCCAGAGGAAGTCCTCACTGGTCACCAGCAAGCTGGCAGGGTAG